The genomic interval CTTCGGGGACGTTCACCGCGAAGTTCCCCAGGAAATCCTCATAGGAACCGAAGTCTTCTCTCGTCATATAGTTTGTTTTCACGTGGGTGTCGGTCAGTCGCAGTCATGCGGGCCGCAACGACCCCTCCCCGCTGAGGGATTTATCGACCGCTCCTAGATTAAGATATTCTTGCGCGTATTGTCGCTATTTAATTTTGCTTCCTCTTTGGAGTAAAATATCAATTCCTGAGGCGATGACTACAGGCTTTGATATGACCCTTCTCAGGATACCGGACGGGAGGTGCGCATGGGATTCGTGAATGGCCTTAAGTGTCGGGAGTGCGGCAGGGAGTATCCTGTCGATCCCATCTATGTCTGCGAATTCTGTTTCGGTCCCCTGGAGGTGGTGTATGACTACAAGAAGATAAAGCGCGTCCTGACGAGAAAGAGCATCGAGAAGAGGGAAAAGAACCTCTGGCGTTACAGAGAACTTCTTCCGATTGACGGAGAGCCCCGGGTGGGTTTGAAATCCGGTTTTACTCCTCTCATCAAGGCCGACAACCTTGCGAAGGAACTCGGTATCAGGGAATTATATATAAAGGATGATACCGTGGCTCATCCGACCCTCTCTTTCAAGGACAGGGTCGTGGCGGTCGCCCTTACCAAGGCGAAGGAATTCGGTTTTGATACCGTGGCGTGTGCCTCGACGGGCAATCTTGCCCATTCCGTGGCCGCCCATGGCGCGAAGGCCGGTTTCAAGAGGTTTGTCTTCATACCGGCGTCCCTCGAACCGAGCAAGATCGTTGCTTCCCTCGTCTACGAACCGCACGTAGTGGCGGTCGATGGAAACTACGATGAGGTCAACCGGCTCTGCAGTGAGGTGGCGAACAAATACAACTGGGCCTTCGTGAATATCAACATCAGGCCTTTCTATGCCGAGGGGTCGAAGACGCAGGGATTCGAGATCATCGAGCAGTTGGGTTGGAAGGCCCCTGATAATGTGGTCGTGCCGTGCGCGAGCGGGTCGCTCCTCACGAAGATATCGAAGTCGTTCAAGGAATTTAAGGAGATTGGCGTCATCAAGGAGCTTGAGACGAAGGTGTATGCGGCGCAGGCGACGGGTTGTTCTCCCATAAGCAGGGCGATTAAAGAGGGAACGGATGCGATACGGCCGGTAAAGCCCGATACGATCGCCAAATCGCTCGCGATCGGCAACCCGGCGGATGGCTACTATGCGATGCATGTCGTAAAGGAAAGCGGTGGATTTGCCGAGGACGTGACGGACAGTGAAATTATCGAAGGGATCAAATTGCTCGCGAGGACTGAAGGCGTCTTCGCCGAAACGGCCGGCGGTGTTACCCTTGCGTGTACCCGTAAGCTCATTGACACAGGCAGGATTCAGAGAGACGAGGCGACGGTCATCTGCATCACCGGGAACGGTCTCAAGACGCAGGAAGCCCTGAACGGCCACACCGCATCGCCTCACTACATAAAACCGAACCTCGTTGCCTTTGAAGAGGTCCTGAAAAAAATCGAGTAGCTCCTGCCGGCATTTCGCCGCAAAGGGGGCCGATCTGTGAAGAAGGAGGGATGGCATGCCAGTAAAGGTAAGGATACCGACACCGCTACAGAGATTGACGCAGGGGAAAGAGGAAGTGGATGGGATTCCCGGAACGATCATGGATCTCATTCAAAACCTCGATAAGAAGTTCCCCGGCATCGGAGAGAGGATCTCCGAAGGAGGCAAGGTCCGGAGATTCGTGAATATCTATGTGAATGAGGAGGACATACGGTTCCTCAAGGCGGAGAATACTCCCGTCAAGGAGGGTGATGAAGTTTCGATAGTCCCGGCCATCGCCGGCGGAAGAGATTGATTGATTCTCTCGTCGCCCGTCAGCAACGGATGATGTTCGCGATTGTTCAAAGGAGGATGTATGAAGAAACGTATTAAGTTGACCTTCCCGCAGCATCTTGTCAAAGAGCCCGTCATCTTCACCATGGCGAAGAAATTCGACGTGATGCCGAACATCAGGAGGGCAAGGGTTACCGAGACAGTCGGCGAGATGGTCCTCGAGCTTGAAGGAGCGGAGGAAAATCTGAAAAAGGGCGTTCAGTATCTCAAGGAGCAGGGAGTGGATGTGGAACTCGTAGAAGGCGACATCGTGGAGTGAGATCGTATTGGGCGGCATGATAGAGAACCCTACGGAGTTCCTGCCTTTTTTGAGAAGAAGCGTGAAGGTCAGAGGTGAAGTGGAAGAGGTTTCGGAGGTTTTGGAAGGGACACTATGAAGTATATTGTCATCATCGGCGACGGAATGGCGGACAGGCCGCTGAAGGAACTCGACGGGAAAACACCTCTCCAAAAGGCGCTTACCCCGAACATGGACAGACTCGCAAGGGAGGGCGTCATCGGATCGGTGAGGACGATCCCACGGGGAATGCATCCGGGCTCCGACGTCGCCAACCTGAGCATCCTTGGTTACGATCCCCGGCTATTTTATAGCGGCAGGGCTCCCCTTGAGGCCGCGAGCATGGGGGTGGAACTGGACGAAGGAGATGTGGCTTACCGCTGCAACCTCGTCACCCTGAAGTATGATAAGCAGATGAGACGGGCGATCATGGAGGATTACAGCAGCGGCCATATATCGACAGGTGAAGCTGCCATCCTCATGGAGGAGAT from Thermodesulfovibrionales bacterium carries:
- the thrC gene encoding threonine synthase, whose translation is MGFVNGLKCRECGREYPVDPIYVCEFCFGPLEVVYDYKKIKRVLTRKSIEKREKNLWRYRELLPIDGEPRVGLKSGFTPLIKADNLAKELGIRELYIKDDTVAHPTLSFKDRVVAVALTKAKEFGFDTVACASTGNLAHSVAAHGAKAGFKRFVFIPASLEPSKIVASLVYEPHVVAVDGNYDEVNRLCSEVANKYNWAFVNINIRPFYAEGSKTQGFEIIEQLGWKAPDNVVVPCASGSLLTKISKSFKEFKEIGVIKELETKVYAAQATGCSPISRAIKEGTDAIRPVKPDTIAKSLAIGNPADGYYAMHVVKESGGFAEDVTDSEIIEGIKLLARTEGVFAETAGGVTLACTRKLIDTGRIQRDEATVICITGNGLKTQEALNGHTASPHYIKPNLVAFEEVLKKIE
- a CDS encoding MoaD/ThiS family protein; translation: MPVKVRIPTPLQRLTQGKEEVDGIPGTIMDLIQNLDKKFPGIGERISEGGKVRRFVNIYVNEEDIRFLKAENTPVKEGDEVSIVPAIAGGRD
- a CDS encoding NIL domain-containing protein, which translates into the protein MKKRIKLTFPQHLVKEPVIFTMAKKFDVMPNIRRARVTETVGEMVLELEGAEENLKKGVQYLKEQGVDVELVEGDIVE